The Acyrthosiphon pisum isolate AL4f unplaced genomic scaffold, pea_aphid_22Mar2018_4r6ur Scaffold_11460;HRSCAF=12079, whole genome shotgun sequence genomic interval CAATGCTAGGTTCTTCAAAGCCACTGATTGCTAGTGTATCGTCAAACTTGAACCCATCTCGGTCACgaacaaaattatgtaaaacgCAACAACATTTGACAATATCGACTGCGAAATCTACGTGTACATCGATCGGTCTGTGAAATATACGCCACTTATTAGAAAGAATGCCAAATGTACACTCTACGTATCGTCTTGCGCGTGATAGacgatagttaaatattttttttcgaacagGCAAATGAGTACCCGAGTAGGGTCGAAGTAAGTGCTTGTCCAGTCCAAATGCTTCGTCACCAACAAACGCGTATGGTAATGAAATATCAACTCCTGGTACTGTTGTTGATGCtggtatattcaaattattttttttcaaattttcccaAAGTGCCGAGTTTTTAAAGATAGTTGAATCTGAATCTTTTCCATAAGATCCAACATCTACATATATGAATTTATAGTTTGCGTCGGCAATAGCTAGCAGTCCAATGGAAAAGTAAtgcttataattcatatataatgaacCACTTCTTTCCGGTTTTATGATTCGGATATGCTTTCCATCAACAGCACCTAAGCAGTTTGGAAAATTTGCTCTTTCATTGAATTCTTTGGCAATTTTAAGCCACATACCCTGATCAGGGATGGGAATGCATATTTCTTTTAATCTGTTCCAAATACTTTTGCATA includes:
- the LOC103311641 gene encoding protein ALP1-like, which encodes MWLKIAKEFNERANFPNCLGAVDGKHIRIIKPERSGSLYMNYKHYFSIGLLAIADANYKFIYVDVGSYGKDSDSTIFKNSALWENLKKNNLNIPASTTVPGVDISLPYAFVGDEAFGLDKHLLRPYSGTHLPVRKKIFNYRLSRARRYVECTFGILSNKWRIFHRPIDVHVDFAVDIVKCCCVLHNFVRDRDGFKFDDTLAISGFEEPSIVENYLVPRSVNRYRDALSNYFVSEEGQLEWQMGKI